CCCAGGGCAACAAGGAACTCCTTACCGATATTCTCCGCAACGACTGGGGATACAAGGGAATCGTGGAGACCGACTGGATTGGTAAGCGTGCCGACCTTCCGCTGGAACAGGAAGTTGAGGCAGGCAACGACCTGATGATGCCGGGTTATCCAGCACAGGTACAGGATATTGTTGATGCAGTAAAGAATGGCAAGTTGGATATCAAGGATGTGGATCGCAATGTTCGCCGTATGCTCGAATATATCGTGAAGACTCCTCGATTCAAGGGATATAAATATAGTGGTGAGCCAGACTTGAAGGCTCATGCAGCCATCACCCGTCAGAGTTCTACCGAGGGTATGGTGCTCCTGAAGAATGATGCCGCTCTTCCTATCCAGGGTTTGAAGACCGTAGCGCTCTTCGGCGTCAACTCTTACGACTTCATGTCGGGTGGTCTTGGCAGTGGAGCCGTTAATGTAGGCTATTCTGTGGATATGGTTACCGGTTTGAAGAATATCGGTGTAGCAACTACTCCTCAGCTTACGGAAATCTATCAGAATTATGTGAAGTATGCCAAGGCTAAGTTGAAGGCAGACAAGAATCCGATGATGTGGTTCCTGGATCAGGGTCAGCCAAAGCTCGATGAAATCGAGATTACTGAGCGCTGTGTAGCCAGCGAGGAGCCAAAGGCAGACGCTGCCATCATCACCATCGGCCGTCAGGCAGGTGAGGGAATGGATCGCCAGATCAATGGTGAGTTCAACCTCAGTCAGATAGAGCAGGATATGATTTTCCGTGTATCTGATGCTTTCCATGCCAAGGGCAAGAAGGTGATTGTGATCATCAACTCTGGTTCTGTGATGGAGACAGCCAGCTGGAGAGACCGTGTGGATGCTATTCTCGTAGCTTGGCAGCCAGGTATCGAGGGTGGTAACTCTGTAGCTGATATCCTGACCGGTAAGGTGAATCCATCGGGTAAGTTGACCATGACCTGGCCTATCGCTGCTACCGATCATCCATCTACTGCCAACTTCGCCAAGGATTACGATATGTACACCTACAAGAACCTGCAGGATTGGAGTAAGGGTAACATCAAGGGTTACGATTATAGCAACCACGAGGAGGATATCTATGTAGGTTATCGCTACTTCGACACCTTCAATAAGAATGTGGCTTATCCGTTCGGTTATGGTTTGAGCTATACTACCTTCGAGTTTGGCAAGCCATCTGTTAAGGCAAAAGGCAATAACATTGAGGTTAGCGTAACCATCAAGAATACCGGTAAGGTTGCCGGCAAGGAAGTTGCTGAGGTTTATGTCACCGCTCCTAAGGGTGCTTACGAGAAGCCAGCCAAGGAACTCAAGACCTTCGGCAAGACCAAGTTGCTGAATCCAGGTGAGAGTCAGACTTTGAAGATGATACTTGAAAAGCGCGATCTTGCCAGCTTCGATGAGGCCAACAGCCAGTGGAAGGTAGATGCAGGTAACTATCTCTTCAAGGTAGGTAGTGACGTAGAGAACATCAAGGGTACTGCTACATTGAAGGTATCTGAATACACCGAGAAGACAAGCAATGCCTGCGCTCCTAATGTTCAGATGAACTATCTGAAGCAGAAGTAGTCTATGTAAATAATATTCTAGAAAGAGATAATCTAGAAGAAACTCCCGTAAAATGGGGGAAGAAGAGATTGAAAATTTTCCCTTAAGGATATTTATTTTTTTCCTTAAGGGAAAATATATTTTTCCTTAAGGGAAATAAAATCTTTCCTTAAGAGATATTTTTCACCTCATTTGGTCTGTAAAGTTATTTCTTTATAAATTTCGCGGCACCTATTTTCCTATCCTCAAAAGCAAAGAACTCCCGTCTCTTTTCTGAGATGGGAGTTCTTGTTTAGAAGGAATACTGGGCGGAAATCATCAGTTCGCGGGGGCGAAGATGATAGCTGTCGGTCAATGTACTGATGCCGCTATAGATGGTTTCCATATAGTTCTTCTTGTTGAAAAGGTTTCGAAGCTCTGCTGAAAGGCGGAGCTTTTTCATTCTCCAAACTGCCGATGCATCGCCAAGGAGGGTGTTAAGGTGGTTGCCCTCTTGCAGCTCATTTTGATAATGTACGAGCGAGAAGGAGAGGTCCACATGGCTGATGGTAGCGGTGGCAGATACGCTTTGGCGCCAATTAAATAACGATGACTTCGCCATTTTTTGACGTTTCGAGTTGTAAAAAGAGAATTCTCCCTCATAGCTAAAGGCACACCAGGACGGCGAGAAGTCGATGCTAGGCTTCACTGTATAGTTGTCGGCGGTGTAGCTGATGGCTTTGCCGCTGCTGTATTGCTCACCCTTGCTGTAGTTGTAACTGCCCTCTAGGCGGGTTTTCAGATGCAGGTCGTAGAAGCCCTTCGATATGTAGAGTGATGCTCCTAGATTGTTGCTCTTGCTGTCCTGCTTATATAATGAGGTATAGTATTTGCCATCCTCGATGCGTAGGTCGGATGCCGTGTTCATCCAGTTTTTGCTGGCATTGACCGATGCGCTGAAGAAGATTTCCTTGATAGGGCGCTTGTAGTCGTAACTCAACTTGCCATAAAGAGAGCAAGTTATCGGAATGATGTCGCTCGAAGTGTACCAAGAGCGATAACTTTGACGATATTGCTTCATGGCGTAGTTGGTGGCATTGCCTGTTCCTGTACTGTATCCTGTGTAGATAGTCAACTCTCTACGGAAATCCAATTTCTTATATAAGTAAAGGTAGGGTGATATGGTAAGTAGAGTTTTCTGTGGATAGGTGAAGCGTTCCCAGATGAAATCGGGAGAGAACGACATACGGAACGTCTCGGTCTTGTATTGCCAGTAAGGGGTGAACTTCCCTGTGATGTTAAGACTGTTTTTGCCGATTTCATCGTGACTGTTTTCGATGAATCCGTTGTTTTTGCCGATTTCATCGCTTCTTTTCTGATATTTCGCATAGATGTTGTTGAGGTCGATACTCATTCTATATTCCTGTGTCCAGTGGTAGCGATTCCTCATCCACTGTAAGGCGTGTGCTGTATGCCAAAGGTTGGTGCGGATGCGATTGCGCTCGTCGTTAACGTAAAGGTCCGCCACACCATGGTGATAGTCGGCAG
The Segatella copri DNA segment above includes these coding regions:
- a CDS encoding beta-glucosidase, giving the protein MNYKKLALTVAAGAMATTMMAQSAPKLNANNIDEVIKAMTLEEKAQMLVGGGNDGFVGSGAMLGHQKKFVPGAAGTTVAIPRLGIPTTVQCDGPAGVHIDAHREGDSRSYFATGFPIGTCLASTWNTDLVRKVGEAIGNETLEYGCDVVLGPGMNLHRNPLCGRNFEYYSEDPIVTGLIGTAFVQGVQSQGVGVSAKHFAVNSQETDRTKVDERLSQRALRELYLKGFEMMVRKSNPWTIMSAYNKINGVYAQGNKELLTDILRNDWGYKGIVETDWIGKRADLPLEQEVEAGNDLMMPGYPAQVQDIVDAVKNGKLDIKDVDRNVRRMLEYIVKTPRFKGYKYSGEPDLKAHAAITRQSSTEGMVLLKNDAALPIQGLKTVALFGVNSYDFMSGGLGSGAVNVGYSVDMVTGLKNIGVATTPQLTEIYQNYVKYAKAKLKADKNPMMWFLDQGQPKLDEIEITERCVASEEPKADAAIITIGRQAGEGMDRQINGEFNLSQIEQDMIFRVSDAFHAKGKKVIVIINSGSVMETASWRDRVDAILVAWQPGIEGGNSVADILTGKVNPSGKLTMTWPIAATDHPSTANFAKDYDMYTYKNLQDWSKGNIKGYDYSNHEEDIYVGYRYFDTFNKNVAYPFGYGLSYTTFEFGKPSVKAKGNNIEVSVTIKNTGKVAGKEVAEVYVTAPKGAYEKPAKELKTFGKTKLLNPGESQTLKMILEKRDLASFDEANSQWKVDAGNYLFKVGSDVENIKGTATLKVSEYTEKTSNACAPNVQMNYLKQK